The Priestia megaterium NBRC 15308 = ATCC 14581 region GACATTAAAGTTACTTCTGCTTTTCATAAAATCCCTATGGAAGACAAACAAAGACTTTTAGGTCTTGAAGTTAAGGATGGTATTACCTATATGGGTAGTAAAGATAATCCTCCATACGTTGCAACCATTTTTGCTAAAACGTATGAAGACGGCTCTAAAGAATATGTTGGCTTGCCAAAAGGTTTATTTACAAGACCAAAACTTTCAGGGAAAACTAAAGAGGATGGAACAGAATTTTCTTCTGAAGAAATTGAAGCACAGTTTATGGATCGTAAAATTGATGGACTAGATGAAGAGAAATCTGTTGCCTTTGCTGTTGATAAAAAAGGCGAAACGACAAATCGTGATGCATTATTTATGAAGATTTTTGGTAAGCCTTATCCTGGCACTACTACAGAACCAGCGGGGGCGTAATCTATGGCCAGCAATAGAAAATTTGAAGTCATTGAGGATTTTAAGGATTTACAGGATAAAAATAAAATTTATCGCAAGGGTGATTGGTACCCTAAACCGGCAAACAAAAATATTAATGATGAACGGTTGGAAGAACTTTTAACCAATAAAAACAAACAAGGTAGACCAGTTATTAAGGAATTAGAGCAAGCATGACGCTTGCTCTTTTTATTCATTTAAATAAACCAAAATAGAGAGGGAGTTTTTTAACATGGCAAATTTAAAACGTAATATGATCGAATTAATTAAAGAGGTTTCGGAGGACGGAGAAATTCTTAAATCAGAAAAACATTTAACACCCGCATTTATCCCGCTTACTGTTGTATATCAAGCAATGGATCTAACTGCCGATATGCAAAAAGCAAATGCTCAAAATGAGAGGGAATTAATTGATCGTTTTGTTGATTTTATTGTTCATGATGTATATAAAGATAAGTTTACAAAAGATGATTTAATTAATGGTCTACATGCTCCAGATGCTATGGAGATTTTACAAAATCAAATCCGTTTTGTGGCTGCTGGTCATCAAAGTGATGAAACAAAAAAGTTTTTAGAGAAGAAGAATTGAGTGATGAAGATTTCACACCAGAAAAGCAAAAAGAATACCTAGATAATTTTATTATGTCCTTAATGAAAGAAGGTAAGGATATTAACCAGGTGTTAGATATGCCCTTTCATTTTGTCTTGGAAATCTTACGAGAGCGAAATAAACCTAAACAAGAAAAATCCTTAATTGCAGCGTTTGGTGGTTAAGGATTTTTTTGTGTTTTCAAGAAGGGAGGGTGAATTTTGCCAGAACGTATTGAAGGTATGTCCATTGGGCTGGAATTAGAAACATTGCAGCTTGAACGTGGTCTAACAGGTTTGAAAGATCGGTTTAAGACTGTAAATAGTGAAATGAAAGCCAATTTATCTGCTTTTGATAGAGGGGAGCAGTCCATTGAAAAGTATGAAGTCACTCTACAAGGATTAAGTAAGAAATTAGAGCTTCAAAAGCGAATTGTAAGTGAGTCGAGGGCCGAATACGAAAAAATGGTTAAAGAGCACGGGGAAGGATCTAAGCAAGCGGAAGCAGCTGCAAGAAGTTTTAATAATCAAGTAGCCGCTTTAAATAATTTAGAACGTTCCGTTAATCGTACAAGCCACAGCTTGACAGAGTTAAAGCAAGAGCAAGGTGCTTTGCAGTCTGGTTGGAGCAAGATGGGAAGTTTGATTGATAAAACAGGTTCATCTTTAACTGGGTTAAGCTCTAAGATGCAAGGAGTCGGCTCTACTTTATCTAGCTCTCTAACATTATCTATTGTTGGAGCAGGGGCAGGGATCATGGGGCTAGCTACTAAATTCAATGACTCTTCAGTGAAAATAAGTAACTCTTTAGGTACTTCTACTAAGGAGACAAAGAAATTTACTGAAGCCTCACGAAACATTTATAAAGATGGGTTTGGGGAAAGTCTGGAAGAGGTAGACAATGCCCTACTTGAAACCAAGCAAAATATTAAAAATATTAATGATGAAGATTTAGAGGACATTACTAAAAAAGCTCTGACTTTAGCTAATACATTTGATGCTGATGTGAACGAAGTAACCAGAGCGGGAAATAGTTTAATTCAAAACTATGGTATGGATGCAAAAGATGCCTTTGATCTAATGGCCAAGGGTGCCCAAAATGGCATGAATTTCTCAAAAGAGATGTTTGATAACATGTCAGAATACACCATTAGTTTTAAAGAGGCTGGTTTCTCTGCAAATGAAATGTTCTCTATTCTTTCTAATGGGGCCAAGAAAGGTTATAACTTAGACCGTTTAAATGATACAATGCTAGAATTTAAGCTTCAAAGTGAGGATTCTAGCAAAGCGTATATGGGTGCTATGGATCAAATGTCTGCAAGCACACGAAAAGTATACGAAGAGTATCAAAATGGTAATGCAACTGTAGCGGATTTATATAAAGCGGTAATACCTGACTTGCAAAAGATGAAAGATACAATTCCAGCAAAAGATTTTAATGTGATTGGGAAAGCACTTTTTGGAACGAAGTGGGAAGATCAAGGGGCCGATGTAGTTTTATCCATGAAAACCGTTAATAAAGAGCTGCAAAACAGCAAGGGTACTATGGATAAAATGACTAAGAACGTAGAACAGTCCTTTGGTGCTCGTCTAAAGTCTGTTTGGCGTGAAGCTGGTATGGCTCTGCTGCCTTTCGGGGAGATCCTTATTTCATTTGCTGAAGGTATTTTACCTAAAGTATCTACTGGTATTCAAATGGTATCTGGTTTCATTAAAAGCTTATCACCAGCAGCGCAAACAGCGGGCCTTATCTTTGCTGGAATGTTAGCGGCACTTGGGCCTGTAATTACTATGGTAGGTATGTTTGTTGGTGCTATAGGTAATCTTTTACCTGTTTTTACACCAGTAATGAATGCTATTGCACGGGCGGGAGGTTTATTAAATGTCCTAAGAGCGGGGCTTGCTGCTTTAACTGGCCCGGTGGGAATAGTTATAGGAGCAATAACCTTATTAGGTGCTGGATTTATAGCTTTATACAAGAACTCTGAAACCTTTAGAAATGGCGTTTCCGGCATAATGAGCGGTATACAAAAGTTTGGCCAGAGTGCGCTAAACATCTTAAAACCAGCTATTGAGTCCGTGAAGCAATTCTTTCAGAGTCAGCTATCCGTAATAAAGCAATTTTGGCAGGATAACTCTACTACTATACTTCAGGCCCTTTCAAATATAGGCAGCGTAGTACGTGTAGTTTTTCAGGGTATTTCTTCTGTAATTGGCTTTGTTATGCCTTTTGTACTTTCCATAATTAAATCGGTGTGGGGAAATATACAGGGTGTCATAAGCGGAGCGCTAAATATTATTATGGGCTTGGTGAAAGTTTTTTCTGGCTTATTTACTTTGAATTTTTCTCAAATGTGGCAGGGATTGAAACAGATATTTTCGGGATCTGTCCAATTCATTTGGAATTTTGTGCAGCTGCAAATGTTCGGTAAATTACTTTCTCTAGGAAAAGTCTTTATTACCTCTTTCCGTGGCGTTTTTGTCGGATTGTGGAATGGCTTGAAATCTTTATTTTCTTCTAGTGTAGGGGTTTTAAGGAGTTCGGTAGTTTCAGGATGGAATTTGCTGCTATCAATCACTAAAACTATTTTTAATGCTTATCGGTCATTCTTAACTGGAATATGGAATTTCTTGAAATCTATGATTTCTAAAACGGCATCTGGAATAGTTAATGCTGTCCGTGGTTCGTGGAATTTATTGAAATCTGTGACGACAACTATTTTTAATGCATACCGCTCTTTCCTTTCAGGAATATGGAATTTCTTGAAATCCATGATTTCTAAAACAGCATCCGCAATAGTTAATGCTGTCCGTTCATCGTGGAATTCCCTGAAATCTGTAACAACAAGTATTTTTAATTCTGTCCGTAGCTTTTTAAACTCAATCTGGACAGGGATACGCAGCACAGTAACAAATTTAGCCTCCAGAACAAAAGATGGAGTAGTAAATGCTTGGTCAACTTTGAGAAATAAAACAACTGAAATGTTTACAAGTATTAAAACTAAAACAACTAAAATTTTTGATGATATAGTTTCAGGGGCTAAAAAATTACCTGGTCGAATTGGTGACGGTATCCGCGCAATGGCCGGGAAAGTAAAATCTGGCGTTGATGCTATTGGTAAAAAGCTTGCTGGCGGTCTTGAATCAGTTATGAATACCATTACTCAAAAAGGTATAAACGTTGTTTTAGATAAGATCGGTGTTAGCAAGAAAAGCCAAATTCCTAGATTAGATATTCCTGGTTATGCAACAGGTACCGATTCACACCCAGGCGGGTACTTTTTCGCGGGTGATGGAGGGAAAAACGAATTAATTCGCTTCCCGGATGGTCGTATAACAATGAGTCCTGACACTACTACTTTGTATTGGGGAGATAAAGGTACCCAAGTATTAAGCGGAAAACAAACTGATGAATTTTTAAGTATGTATCCAATGTATAAAAAAGGTACGGGCATTAAGGACGTAGCTAAAACCGCTGGTAAGTGGCTTAAAGATACAGGGGGCCAAGCATTAGCCAAAGCGGGAGAAGTAAAAGGAAAAGTGTCTGATTCCATCGGAGATATATGGTCTTATATGGATAATCCTAAAAAGCTAATGAATAAGGTCTTTAGTTCCCTTAATTTGAAAATGCCTGATGTTGGCGGGATAATGGGCGAGCTTGCTAAAGCGGGTGTCACAAAAGTTAAAGATGGTGCAGCTAACTTTATTAAAAAGATGTTCGGTGATTTTAGTGCAAGTGTAGCAGCTCCTGCTGGTAAGGGTGTTGCTAGATGGCGTCCTGTCATTCTTAAAGCTGCCGCTGTAATGAAAGAGTCAGTAACTGATGCAGATGTAAACGCCATTTTACGACAAATCCAACGGGAGTCCGGGGGTAACGAAAAAATCACTCAGTCAAGTGCCGTGTGGGACGTTAATACTGCTGCCGGTAATCCTGCACGCGGATTTGTAAAATAGTCCGGTTTAAATTGGGTGAATTGCTGGAAAATCCTAAAGCTATCTTGCTACAACGTAACCGGAAACGGTAAGCGTGAATGCTTAAAAAGTAGATAGATTGGACAATCAGCATCCAAGCTCCTGTCTCGAAAGAGTGGAGAAGGTTCAACGACTACGCTTAACCTACGGCAAAAAAGCTATGGTGATGATGCGACAGCGCCCAACACTTTAAAAAAGTGATGATATAGTCTAAACCGTTTGCTACGAGCAAAGTTAAAGTATATCGAAAGATACGGTATTAATTGTATTACAGTATATTCCTCAAACATTCAACGCCTATAAGGTCAAAGGCCATAATAATATTTATTCAGGCTATGACCAGTTATTAGCTTTCTTTAATAACACAACCTGGAGGCGTGATAACCCAGGGGGCACGCGAGGATGGGGGCCAAGGGGCAGACGTAAATATAAAAACGGCACAGGGTTATTTGGTCACTTAGGCGGAGACGGTATCTTGGGTGATGGGGGCAAGAGAGAGCCATTCTTAATGCCAAATGGCTTATTAGGTTTAAGTCCAGATAGCGCAACACTTTACCCTAATTTGCCAAAAGGAACAATTGTATGGCCAAGCATTCAAGAATTCATTAAGGAATACAGTGAGGCAGCTGCATCCGTAATTGCTACTAATGAAAATCAAAGAACGGATGCTATGAAGTTATTAGCTTTAGCTGGAAAAGAACTTCAAAGAAATACGCGTTCAAATCCTGTATCTTCTCCTAGTGGCAATGCTTCAAGTGCAGATCAAGGGCAGCAGCAAGTACAGTCTATTCATGTTGAAAATAACATTACTGTTGCTTATTCAGGTTTGCCAAATAGGGATGATGTCATTAAGTTTGCTAAATGGCTGCAAGAGATAATGGACGAACAAACAGAACAACAGTTAAGAGCTAAAGGAGTAAGGTGGGTAGTACATGGCCAGTCTTATTAAAAGTTTTGCAGGGGTTAACACCCCTGACTTTTTAATTATAGATAAAGTTCATTTGCCGCCTTTGCCGCCTTCTGAACTAACATCTATTGATATACCTATGAAAAGCGGTTCACAGTTTGTAAATAAAAAGCATGGAAACCGAACGATAACTATTGATTTAACCATTAAGGCACCTGACCGGGATAAAGTAATGTCTATGGGGGATCAACTAGCCGATTTTTTACATCATGATGAACCACAACCTATTATTTTTCGGGATCTGCCAGGGCGCAAATATTATGCCATTTTAGACGGTGACACGGATCTTGAAAAGATTGAACATCTAGGAAAAGGCAGCATTAAGTTAATTTGTCATGATCCGCACGGATATGGGGAGCAAAGATCTTATAACATCACCTCTGATACTACTATGTTAGTGAATTATGGTAATAGACAAACAGCTCTACAAATCAGCATGACATTCACTAAAAATGTAACTGACTTTTTTATAGCAACAGACAAGCAAAGCCTTTATTTTGGGGAGCCTTTTGATCCAACAGAAAAAACAGTAACCGATACAAAGCCAGTTATTTTAAATGATCCTGGCAGCAGCACAACAGATTGGTTACAAGCAACAAACTTTAATGTAGATGGTGGGCGTGTATTAGGTACCATTGGATCTAACGGTTATTCATTTAGCCAGGCAGGAAAGGATTATGGTACATTAAGCGGCTTATGGCATGGCGGCAGCATGGTACGAAGCTTAACAAAGCAAATTCAAGATTTTGAATTAGAATGTCAGGTAGGCTTTGCATCCAGTAACAAAAATCAAAAGGGCAGAATTGAAATTTATCTGCTCGATATTAATAATAATCAGCTAGGGAAAATAGCGATAAGAGACATTTGGAATAACTTAGATAACCCGCAGTTTGAATTTTGGGTAGGAAAAGTAAATGGTGGCGGTGTTTCTGTTACAAATACCTACGGGGCTTATAAAGGCGTATTTTCTGATTTTAACGGGATTATACAAATGGGTAGAGTCGGAAAGAAATGGCATTGCTACATTGCAAAAGTTGATCCTAACGGCAGAGCGCACACCAGACACTATAAAGCCTTTACTGATTGGCAAAACAAATATATGCAAAAAGTGGCCAAGATTCAGCTGCATATTGCTGCCTATGATAAAGAGCCAGCAGTAGATCAAATGTGGATCAGTAATGTTTACTTTAGAGAAATTCTATCTAAACAACCTAATCAAGTTGACTATGTTTTTAGAACAGGTGATAAGCTGCTAATTGATTGTGAAACAGGGGAAATTTATAAGAATGGAAAACTCTTTCTTGAACGGTTATATCCAGGATCAGAATTTTTACTTTTAGATAAGGCAGCAAATGGCCTTGTGGTTTCTGATTACTCAGCTATTAAGGATGGAAAAGTAACCTTTACAGAAAGGTGGCTATAGATTCTAATGTGGTATATTTTGAACAAAACTTATGATGCCGTAGGCGTTTTAAATAATAAGATTCCTAAAGGCTGTCCCATCCTTAGAGATAGCTGGAAAGGTCAGCTAGAGGATGGATATACGACATTAGAGTTTGATGTCTACGCTAGTCACCCACAAGCCAGCTTTTTGAGTAGGGGAGCTTTTATTATTTATACCGATAATCCAGATGGCTATGAGCTATTTAGGATTACAAAGACTACGGAGAGTCATGGGTTAGAGGAAATAAAAACAGTCTATTGTGAAACAGCAGCAACCCAGGATCTAATTGGCCAGATTATTGAGCCAAAGTCTTTTGTCGGGGCCAGCTTATCCGATATAGTTAAATTTCTTTTGAGTAATACAGGATGGGAGCTAGGCGTTTGCTATTATGATGAAATCATTTCAGTAGATTTTGACGATTACCCAACAGCTTTAGAAGCCATCCGAAATACGATTAAACAATTCGGTGCAGAAATTGAATTTAAGGTAGAATTCGATGGACAAGAGGTTGCGCGGAAAGTTGTAAATCTCTATGGAAAACGCGGCACAAAAACAGGTGTTAGCTTTGAATATGCAAGGAATTTAGAGGGCTTACGTAAAATTGAGGATGGAAATAAAATTGTTACGGCTATGATCGGTATTGCTAGTAATGAGGACAAAAACGGAAATCCTATTTTACTTATGAATGCTCAAAAGAAACCTCCAAAGGGTTTTGAAGTAGTGGGAAACATGATTGTGGATGTTAACGCCCTTCAGGAATATGGGAACAATGGCGCAAATGTAGTCGATAAATTTATTGATGAAACTGCAACAAATCCAGTAGAGCTTTTTGATAACACAATAGAAGCCTTAAAAAAAGTAAATCATCCCGTTTTTTCATATGAGGCAACAGTCGTGATGATGGAGCAGATAGAAGGATATGAGCATACAAAGGTTTCTATTGGTGACACCATTTTTATAAAAGATATATCATCCGAGCCGCCTACTTATTTAGAAGCTAGAATTTTAAATAAAGAATTAAGCACCGTCCAAAAGGATAAAGGATCTATTGTGCTTGGTGAATATGTCCCGCTTACAATTCAACCAATTCAAGCGGTAGAAAAGGCGCAGCGTACCCTTCAGTTAAAGGAAAAAGTATGGAATGCCACTATTGACCGGGCGAAAGAGGCCCAGGAAGGCGTAGAAGAAGTAAAAAAGCAAGTTCCTTATAAGGTAGAGCTTGTTTCTAGTAACGGCACAACATTTAAAAACGGCCTGATTGATACAGAGATAACAGCTATTGTCTACAAAGGAAAAGAGAATATTACCGCTACACTTCCAAAAACCGCTTTTATCTGGACGAAAAAAGATAAAGACGGTTTTTTTGATGTGGCTTGGAATTATGAGCATGTAGGGATAGGTAACAAAATCACAGTTAGTTCGTTTGATGTTGTTCAACGAGCTGTCTTTACTTGTGATTTAGATTTACCAGAGGAAGAATAAAAACATAGAAAAGAGTGAAGTGTTTATGGCGACAGTAGCTACAGGCAGTATGACGTTAATCGATGTAACAGATGCAAAACAACTAATAGCATTTATCGGTTCATCACAACAAAGACAAGTTATTTATAATCCTAATGGCGGTTCATATACACCGAACTATGCCAGCTCAAATAACGTGTTAACACCTCAATTGTATATTGCAGGGACTAACACAAATATTGCAGATAAAGCTAAATCAATTAAATGGTTCTATCAAACAAATAGCAGCGGCAATTTCACTGAAATTACAGCGAGTAATACAAACTATACTCTAGGAACTACAGCACCTAAAACATTAACGATTAAGGGGAATGTACTTGCTTCTGCTAACTCAATGACTTACATGTGTGAGGTTGTTTACACAGATCCAGACACGGGCTTTGATGTAACTACAAAAGCAGAATATGAAATTATTAAAGTAACAAATGGTACAAATGGCTCCAATGGGGCAGCTGGTCAAGATGCTGTAAGAGCTGTTGTATGGACACCAGACGGAAATGTTACACGTAATTCAAATGGGACTGTCAAAGCAACTGTTGATGTATACAAAGGAGCTTCAAAGGTAACACCAACAGCTTTTAAATGGTATATCCAAGATCCTGCTGCTATAACGTCAAGCGGTGGGGATGCAGATGGGGGCGCTGGTTGGCGCTTACTTACTTCTACTTCAAATGCAGGAGTAACAGGCTATACAACAGATACAATTACGATTCCAGCAAGTGCAATCCCTAGTGTAGAGGCTTTCAAGTGTGTTGCAACATATAACAATGTAAAATATAACGATGTTTGTACAGTGGTAGATGTTAGTGATCCATATGTAGTTACAATCGTAGGGACAAATACTTTTAAAAACGGGCAAGGAAGTACAACTTTAACGGCTAAAGTATTCCAGGCCGGGGCTGAAGTAGATGCTGCAGGAACAGCTTTTACTTACAAATGGTCTATATATGATGCAAACAATGTTAAAAATACAAACTGGAGTAAAACAGGAAAATCAATTACCGTTACCGCAGCAGATATTAATGTTCGCGGGAATGTAACATGTGATATAGATAAAGCTTGATAAAAGGAGCGGGAAACCGCTCTTTTTATTCGTTCTTGAAAGGAGTAAATAGCAAATGGCACCTTTAGCAACAGGAACAATTTCACTAGTGGATATGAACGATGCTATTGTTTCAGGAACAGCACCAGAAAACCCTACTGTTGGGACGTTGTGGCTAGACACAAGTGTAACCCCTAATATGATGAAAAAATGGGGCGGTTCTTCATGGGTGGATATTGGAGAGCTTGATCCTAACTATTCAGATACGATTGAAAACATAAACAAAAGCATTGATGATATTACAAGCGACAATGTAATTGATTATACCGAACGGAAAATTTTAAAAGACCGTATTACTGAAATCATCGGTTATGTCATTGCGGATAATGCCACAACCCTGCCAGCTGCTTCTACCCTGGATAGTAGCGGTAAAGGAGAGTTTTATACTGTTCGGAAACAGGCGTTAAATGCGGGCATTTCAACAGCTGATGCAACTTATATTGAGGTAGCTACTCAATATACGAATTTAAAAACCTATTTAGAAGGTCTTACACCTGTTGATGTTTGGGATCTATCCACGGCCAATAAAGCAAAAACAATCGCTGTTACAAAATCAACGTTTCGAGATAGGTTTTTGCAATACGAAAATGCAGTCAATGCACTAGTAGTTGCAACAGCTGCCAAGCAAAAAGACAATTCGGATGCAGCGGATAAGAAGGGCCAAGATGCCCTCGATGACTTGGGCCTTTACGGTGAGAAGTGGACGGATGCAGCAAATAAGGTTGGTCTATGGAAATATAAAGGTGATGAAACTAAATTCAATGGTGCAGTAGTAGCTACAGGAACCGTTTTTGCACAATCTCTTTTACTAG contains the following coding sequences:
- the gpGT gene encoding phage tail assembly chaperone GT, producing the protein MSDEDFTPEKQKEYLDNFIMSLMKEGKDINQVLDMPFHFVLEILRERNKPKQEKSLIAAFGG
- a CDS encoding phage tail tape measure protein produces the protein MPERIEGMSIGLELETLQLERGLTGLKDRFKTVNSEMKANLSAFDRGEQSIEKYEVTLQGLSKKLELQKRIVSESRAEYEKMVKEHGEGSKQAEAAARSFNNQVAALNNLERSVNRTSHSLTELKQEQGALQSGWSKMGSLIDKTGSSLTGLSSKMQGVGSTLSSSLTLSIVGAGAGIMGLATKFNDSSVKISNSLGTSTKETKKFTEASRNIYKDGFGESLEEVDNALLETKQNIKNINDEDLEDITKKALTLANTFDADVNEVTRAGNSLIQNYGMDAKDAFDLMAKGAQNGMNFSKEMFDNMSEYTISFKEAGFSANEMFSILSNGAKKGYNLDRLNDTMLEFKLQSEDSSKAYMGAMDQMSASTRKVYEEYQNGNATVADLYKAVIPDLQKMKDTIPAKDFNVIGKALFGTKWEDQGADVVLSMKTVNKELQNSKGTMDKMTKNVEQSFGARLKSVWREAGMALLPFGEILISFAEGILPKVSTGIQMVSGFIKSLSPAAQTAGLIFAGMLAALGPVITMVGMFVGAIGNLLPVFTPVMNAIARAGGLLNVLRAGLAALTGPVGIVIGAITLLGAGFIALYKNSETFRNGVSGIMSGIQKFGQSALNILKPAIESVKQFFQSQLSVIKQFWQDNSTTILQALSNIGSVVRVVFQGISSVIGFVMPFVLSIIKSVWGNIQGVISGALNIIMGLVKVFSGLFTLNFSQMWQGLKQIFSGSVQFIWNFVQLQMFGKLLSLGKVFITSFRGVFVGLWNGLKSLFSSSVGVLRSSVVSGWNLLLSITKTIFNAYRSFLTGIWNFLKSMISKTASGIVNAVRGSWNLLKSVTTTIFNAYRSFLSGIWNFLKSMISKTASAIVNAVRSSWNSLKSVTTSIFNSVRSFLNSIWTGIRSTVTNLASRTKDGVVNAWSTLRNKTTEMFTSIKTKTTKIFDDIVSGAKKLPGRIGDGIRAMAGKVKSGVDAIGKKLAGGLESVMNTITQKGINVVLDKIGVSKKSQIPRLDIPGYATGTDSHPGGYFFAGDGGKNELIRFPDGRITMSPDTTTLYWGDKGTQVLSGKQTDEFLSMYPMYKKGTGIKDVAKTAGKWLKDTGGQALAKAGEVKGKVSDSIGDIWSYMDNPKKLMNKVFSSLNLKMPDVGGIMGELAKAGVTKVKDGAANFIKKMFGDFSASVAAPAGKGVARWRPVILKAAAVMKESVTDADVNAILRQIQRESGGNEKITQSSAVWDVNTAAGNPARGFVK
- a CDS encoding major tail protein is translated as MAEEQKNYHASTGVDEFYYGEVGDGIVASYIERVEYLQTIDVDMPQDITRAYGDNKTAEMAVSNGDIKVTSAFHKIPMEDKQRLLGLEVKDGITYMGSKDNPPYVATIFAKTYEDGSKEYVGLPKGLFTRPKLSGKTKEDGTEFSSEEIEAQFMDRKIDGLDEEKSVAFAVDKKGETTNRDALFMKIFGKPYPGTTTEPAGA
- a CDS encoding phage tail spike protein, translated to MNKTYDAVGVLNNKIPKGCPILRDSWKGQLEDGYTTLEFDVYASHPQASFLSRGAFIIYTDNPDGYELFRITKTTESHGLEEIKTVYCETAATQDLIGQIIEPKSFVGASLSDIVKFLLSNTGWELGVCYYDEIISVDFDDYPTALEAIRNTIKQFGAEIEFKVEFDGQEVARKVVNLYGKRGTKTGVSFEYARNLEGLRKIEDGNKIVTAMIGIASNEDKNGNPILLMNAQKKPPKGFEVVGNMIVDVNALQEYGNNGANVVDKFIDETATNPVELFDNTIEALKKVNHPVFSYEATVVMMEQIEGYEHTKVSIGDTIFIKDISSEPPTYLEARILNKELSTVQKDKGSIVLGEYVPLTIQPIQAVEKAQRTLQLKEKVWNATIDRAKEAQEGVEEVKKQVPYKVELVSSNGTTFKNGLIDTEITAIVYKGKENITATLPKTAFIWTKKDKDGFFDVAWNYEHVGIGNKITVSSFDVVQRAVFTCDLDLPEEE
- the gpG gene encoding phage tail assembly chaperone G; its protein translation is MANLKRNMIELIKEVSEDGEILKSEKHLTPAFIPLTVVYQAMDLTADMQKANAQNERELIDRFVDFIVHDVYKDKFTKDDLINGLHAPDAMEILQNQIRFVAAGHQSDETKKFLEKKN
- a CDS encoding distal tail protein Dit, with the translated sequence MASLIKSFAGVNTPDFLIIDKVHLPPLPPSELTSIDIPMKSGSQFVNKKHGNRTITIDLTIKAPDRDKVMSMGDQLADFLHHDEPQPIIFRDLPGRKYYAILDGDTDLEKIEHLGKGSIKLICHDPHGYGEQRSYNITSDTTMLVNYGNRQTALQISMTFTKNVTDFFIATDKQSLYFGEPFDPTEKTVTDTKPVILNDPGSSTTDWLQATNFNVDGGRVLGTIGSNGYSFSQAGKDYGTLSGLWHGGSMVRSLTKQIQDFELECQVGFASSNKNQKGRIEIYLLDINNNQLGKIAIRDIWNNLDNPQFEFWVGKVNGGGVSVTNTYGAYKGVFSDFNGIIQMGRVGKKWHCYIAKVDPNGRAHTRHYKAFTDWQNKYMQKVAKIQLHIAAYDKEPAVDQMWISNVYFREILSKQPNQVDYVFRTGDKLLIDCETGEIYKNGKLFLERLYPGSEFLLLDKAANGLVVSDYSAIKDGKVTFTERWL